Proteins from a single region of Streptomyces sp. TN58:
- a CDS encoding DUF6191 domain-containing protein: MFNMIEELFNPGRKHTDDEQKRLELSRTDVGDADPGRGPIDLDSGRVLIRLDEELADGRLPEGRRRDGRGEEP, from the coding sequence GTGTTCAACATGATCGAGGAACTGTTCAACCCGGGACGCAAGCACACGGACGACGAGCAGAAGCGGCTGGAGCTGTCCCGGACCGACGTGGGTGACGCCGATCCGGGACGGGGCCCCATAGACCTCGACTCCGGCCGGGTGCTCATACGCCTGGACGAGGAGCTCGCGGACGGGCGCCTACCGGAGGGGCGCCGGCGGGACGGGCGGGGCGAAGAGCCGTAG
- a CDS encoding PQQ-dependent sugar dehydrogenase, protein MRYGSSGGQAGCEGPEPQGQRSSGPGARRRGVLAAVALAGCGALLVAGCSPQGGPDPGRGGSPPGATAAGAGSPGPSGSGSASPSASGPPAKGAVTVTGEAAKGLESPWGVAPLPGGDLLVASRDKGTISRVAAGSGAVTRIGEVPGVDPGGEGGLLGLALSPDFASDRLVYVYFTTASDNRIARLRYDENRPSGQQLGAPDTVFRGIPKGLIHNGGRIAFGPDRMLYAGTGETGVTGLAQDRKSLGGKILRMTPDGDPVHGNPEADSVVYSYGHRNVQGLAWDKDKRLWAAEFGQNTWDELNLIEPGANYGWPEAEGKAGKPGLRDPVAVWRTDEASPSGIAWAEGSVWMAGLKGQRLWRIPLAGTQPAAEPEAFLQDEYGRLRTVIALGGDRLLLVTSETDGRGSPEAGDDRILTLTVR, encoded by the coding sequence ATGCGGTACGGAAGTTCTGGCGGGCAGGCGGGGTGCGAGGGGCCGGAGCCTCAGGGGCAGAGATCTTCAGGCCCGGGCGCGCGGCGCCGGGGTGTGCTGGCGGCGGTCGCGCTGGCCGGGTGCGGTGCGCTGCTGGTGGCGGGCTGCTCCCCGCAGGGCGGTCCGGACCCCGGGCGGGGCGGTTCCCCACCGGGTGCGACGGCGGCGGGGGCCGGGTCACCGGGCCCTTCGGGGAGCGGGTCCGCTTCGCCGTCCGCGTCGGGGCCTCCCGCGAAGGGGGCGGTGACGGTCACCGGTGAGGCGGCCAAGGGTCTGGAGTCGCCCTGGGGCGTGGCCCCCCTTCCGGGAGGTGACCTGCTGGTCGCCTCCCGCGACAAGGGGACGATCAGCCGGGTCGCGGCGGGGTCGGGTGCGGTGACGCGGATCGGTGAGGTTCCGGGCGTGGATCCGGGAGGTGAGGGCGGGCTGCTGGGCCTCGCGCTGTCGCCGGACTTCGCCTCGGACCGGCTGGTGTACGTCTACTTCACGACCGCGTCGGACAACCGGATCGCTCGGCTTCGCTATGACGAGAACAGACCCTCCGGGCAGCAACTGGGGGCGCCGGACACCGTGTTCCGGGGTATACCCAAGGGGCTGATCCACAACGGCGGGCGGATCGCCTTCGGGCCGGACAGGATGCTGTATGCCGGGACGGGCGAGACGGGTGTCACCGGGCTCGCGCAGGACCGGAAGTCGCTCGGCGGCAAGATCCTGCGGATGACTCCGGACGGGGATCCGGTGCACGGCAATCCGGAAGCCGATTCCGTCGTCTACTCCTATGGACACCGCAATGTGCAGGGCCTCGCTTGGGACAAGGACAAGCGCCTGTGGGCGGCGGAGTTCGGCCAGAACACCTGGGACGAGCTGAACCTGATCGAGCCCGGCGCGAACTACGGCTGGCCTGAGGCCGAGGGGAAGGCGGGCAAGCCCGGACTGCGGGATCCGGTGGCCGTGTGGCGGACCGACGAGGCCTCACCGAGCGGGATCGCCTGGGCGGAGGGGTCGGTGTGGATGGCCGGGCTGAAGGGGCAGCGGCTGTGGCGGATCCCCTTGGCCGGGACGCAGCCGGCGGCCGAGCCCGAGGCCTTCCTTCAGGACGAGTACGGGCGGCTGCGGACGGTGATCGCTCTCGGGGGTGACCGGCTGCTGCTGGTCACGAGTGAGACGGACGGGCGCGGGTCGCCGGAGGCGGGCGACGACAGGATCCTGACACTGACGGTGCGATGA